Part of the Lotus japonicus ecotype B-129 chromosome 6, LjGifu_v1.2 genome, aaaattaccttgaCATTAGAGAGGTCTACATTATGGACCTCAAGAAAGTTTATGAATTCTCGAAAGTTCTCTTCTGTTGGGTGATAGTGACCACTATAAGGCCAAATAGCCTGCAATGTTTACACAGTACTTTATGTAAGAGAAATTGACCTATGATACAATTATTGAAATTTGTAATAAAGTGTTGACCTCAAGCACACCCTCGTGAGCCACTAATCTTCCTGCGGCTGTTATTGCAGCACCGGCAAGAAAGCTTGAGTGCTGAAATGCACCCTTTTGCTTCCTCCCCACATACAAGGCCCTTGTGGTGCTGAGAACAAATATCCATTTGGATATTCCATCAGTTTCCACAAGCCTCCCACTCTGACTGTACACCAGCTTCCCACTTTCAACAATTACTTCATATTCTTCCCTTTCTTTCTGCAATGATAACAATAAAGATACACATTAGATCAGATATGAGACAAGATTATATGTATAGTAACAAATGTGTGATAATTAACTTACTGGTCCAAGATATTTAATGCACTCGCGTTGTAGGGTGGCTCTTGGGCATTCCTCTAGATTTATTTCTTTAACAGCTCCAACATCCAACCTGCAATTTATAAAGTACAAAGTTAACCATCTTAGCTTCTATAGTTTTTACCAGCTTCATGATAAttgtaatcaagaagaagatataAGTTATTAGATATTTACCAGTAGAAAAATGGTTGTGTGCTTTGGCTTTTAAACCAGACATCATAATACAGGTGCAAATTGTGTCCATAGCGGTGTCGCGGGTCAATCTGTGCAGAAACAAGAAGGAATGGAAATTGTTGACATTAGAATAAACCATAAACAAAAGGGTAATTAATATGATTTCAAGGCTCAATAGAGTTAATATTGAAATAATGGGTGATTAAACTTACAGCTTCAAGCCAATGTTGGAGGGCTAATTTCTGTGCCTTTTCATCCTGGAACAAACCTTTTCCAACCTGCATATGAGAAAATTAGCAATGACACAATACCCCAAATAAAAGAACATGAATGAGAAAATGAATGAAGGTCTttgaaaattcttctacaattgattctgaaggaaAAATCAATTCTGGGTAAACTGATCCAAATATACTAGTAGTTTCACTTAGAACAAAGTTCATTTTTTTGAATGGAATATACCTTAGCTGCTCTTGTCCTTGCCCTTGCCCACCGTGACCCCGAAGTTTCTTGTTTATCCACATCAAAGAATGAAACAGAGCTCCATTCAAGAGAAGCAAAATCCAATGCTTTCCACCTGcaattttttgaaaaccatCAGTTGATAACATGGCAGAAGCTTAAGGCTGTATCAAATTCTAAAATATTGGTTTTAATTGAGACTAACTAACCAGAGCTCCTCCACCACAACAGCACAATCTGCAAGGTTTCTTCGAGTTCGGTAACTCTTGTAGACTTTCTGAAGTTTAGTTGCAGCAACATCAAGCTCAGGAAGAGACAGCAATGGCACTGCCTTATGCGGCAGTTTTTCCATCTTTTCAATGCCTGGAAGGCTTCTTGCAAGGGTCATACCTGGAAGGTTTCCAAAACCGCAACGCGACAGTGATTTTGTTTGCAACAGCCTTGTTTATTCACAATTTTCTGCAATAAGAAGAACCGCGAACACAATATAAAACCTTGTGTATTAGTATTTATAATCCCAATGGCTTCCCTTGGCTATCCCTGAACTCCAACTTGAACTTTCTGATTCTCTTTTCTTAAAGCTTCCTCCTGATCTCA contains:
- the LOC130722181 gene encoding IQ domain-containing protein IQM4-like, with protein sequence MTLARSLPGIEKMEKLPHKAVPLLSLPELDVAATKLQKVYKSYRTRRNLADCAVVVEELWWKALDFASLEWSSVSFFDVDKQETSGSRWARARTRAAKVGKGLFQDEKAQKLALQHWLEAIDPRHRYGHNLHLYYDVWFKSQSTQPFFYWLDVGAVKEINLEECPRATLQRECIKYLGPKEREEYEVIVESGKLVYSQSGRLVETDGISKWIFVLSTTRALYVGRKQKGAFQHSSFLAGAAITAAGRLVAHEGVLEAIWPYSGHYHPTEENFREFINFLEVHNVDLSNVKRCDVDDDAPSYVGTDSFTAATESQEIKGPIINASDINNAIVHEEVKVKKVEAPLAFDFSKRLSRKWATGAGARIGCLRDYPEHLQSIALEQVNLLPKPAAAQTCSYGPIPAPRPIPKVRVSPKLAYMGLPIPRTPIPAAS